TCCTTTTCTCTGCTGAATAATATAAAGTACGTTCAGGTACACATTATAGCCAAATGCGGGATGTACACTTCGGTGTACATCCCGCATTTGGCTATATATGGCTCTTGATCAACTTTTGCGATTATCTAATAGCAAACAGAACTGGTATTTAACTGGTACTTATTCTGCTCATGAACACCATGAAAACCGACATGCAACTCTGGGAATTTCTATGGAAATTGTCTTTCTCTGAAAAACAAAACAGAAGGATGATTATTGGGCTTTTTGCAGAAATAATCAAGCTAAATGAAAATAAAAAATCAGATTTTAAGCGGGTAAAAAATTGAACTTACCCGCTTTTTGAAATGAAATAGGAAAACAAATTTCTGGCAGAACTGCATACAAAAAAATAAAAATACATTTTCAAAGCATACAAAAATTGAACTATCAAAAATACAAAATAGAATAAACTATAACAATTAAAATTGAACTATTGTAAAAAGAAATAATAGCAGAAGTTCAAGATAAAGAAAAAAGTTCAATTTCCATTGTGGCATATACAGACTACAGGCATGTATAGCTGTTTATCCGTGGATAGGTTCTTTGGAAGGAAGTCCTGCTTTTCGAGGAAACTTCTTCCCGGTAGGCTTGATTTTTTTGATCTTTACAAATGAACGGCTGATATCACTGCCTGGAAGCTGGAATACAACTGGTTTATTTTGTGTACCTCCAAGGACATGTACTGCGGTTTTTGCAGCGGAAAGTTCATCGACAATATCACCGGATTTGTAAGAAACAAAGAATCCACCAACTTTTACATAAGGGAGGCAGTATTCGGATAATGTAGATAAATTGGCCACTGCACGTGAAACACAGAGGTCAAACTGTTCCCTGTAGTCTGCCTGACGGGCAAAATCTTCTGCTCTGCCGTGGATTGTATGGATATCCGTAAGATTTAACTCTTCAATCACACTGTCAAGGAAACGGATTCTCTTATTTAAAGAGTCAAGCAACGTGATTTTCAGGTGCGGAAAGGCGATTTTTAAAGGAATTCCGGGGAATCCGGCGCCTGTTCCTATATCGATCACGGTTTGAACTTTACTGATATCCAGAGCCTTTACTAATGCAAGGCTGTCGACAAAATGTTTTTCGTTTACTTCTTCGTACTCGGTGATACCGGTGAGATTCATAACCTTGTTCCATTCCACCAGCATTTCGTAATATTTATCAAACTGATTAAACTGGGTCTGCGTTAATGTGATACCTAATTCTGCAAGCTGTTGCTCAAATTTTTTACTCATATTGCTCCTTTTTCCCCTAAAAGTACACATCTTTGCGGAAAATAAACAGTAATTTACACTGTTTTGCACCAAATAGGTACACAATTTCTGAGAAGATAGCACCTTAAAGGTACACGATAAAGTGATAATGTTTTTAAAAAAATACAATCATGCACCTGAAAGGTATACGAAAAGATGAAAAACATACTTTTTGCCCTATAAAGTACACGATAAAACCATTTCTTTGAAAATAGATGTGTACTTTTTGGGTGATGCCCTCAAAAGTACACATCTATATAGAGGGAAAAACAGAAACCAGAAATAATGGATTCTGTAATATCCCAAAAAAGATCAAAATACAGGTCTGGTTATCTGGTGGTCTAATGTCCTAGATATACCAGTAATACAGAAATATCGGCAGGTGAGACACCGGAAATACGGGATGCCTGACCGATGGAAAGCGGTCGGAACTGCTTTAATTTCTGCACAGCTTCGATTCGCAGGCTCGGAACAGCATCGTAATCGATATCTGTCGGTATTTTCCTGGTTTCAAGCTTTTTAAACTGTTCTACCTGTTTTAACTGGCGCTTGATATAGCCTTCATATTTGATGTTGATATCAATTTGTTCCATAATC
The sequence above is drawn from the Coprococcus comes ATCC 27758 genome and encodes:
- the rsmG gene encoding 16S rRNA (guanine(527)-N(7))-methyltransferase RsmG; translation: MSKKFEQQLAELGITLTQTQFNQFDKYYEMLVEWNKVMNLTGITEYEEVNEKHFVDSLALVKALDISKVQTVIDIGTGAGFPGIPLKIAFPHLKITLLDSLNKRIRFLDSVIEELNLTDIHTIHGRAEDFARQADYREQFDLCVSRAVANLSTLSEYCLPYVKVGGFFVSYKSGDIVDELSAAKTAVHVLGGTQNKPVVFQLPGSDISRSFVKIKKIKPTGKKFPRKAGLPSKEPIHG